The following coding sequences lie in one Streptomyces xiamenensis genomic window:
- a CDS encoding urease subunit gamma, whose amino-acid sequence MRLTPHEQERLLIHVAADVAARRRDRGLRLNHPEAVALITSHLLEGARDGRTVAELMASGREVLTRAEVMEGVPEMIHDVQVEATFPDGTKLVTVHEPIV is encoded by the coding sequence ATGCGACTGACCCCGCACGAGCAGGAGCGGCTGCTGATCCATGTGGCGGCCGACGTGGCCGCCCGGCGGCGCGACCGGGGGCTGCGGCTCAACCACCCGGAGGCGGTCGCCCTGATCACCTCGCACCTCCTGGAGGGCGCCCGCGACGGCCGCACCGTGGCCGAACTCATGGCCTCCGGGCGCGAGGTCCTCACCCGCGCCGAGGTGATGGAGGGCGTCCCGGAGATGATCCACGACGTCCAGGTCGAGGCCACCTTCCCGGACGGCACCAAGCTCGTCACCGTCCACGAGCCCATCGTCTGA
- a CDS encoding urease subunit alpha, translating into MAELGRAAYADLFGPTTGDRVRLADTDLFIEIEEDLCGGPGRAGEEAVFGGGKVIRESMGQSRVSRAEGAPDTVITGVIVLDHDRTGKADVGIRDGRITALGKAGNPDTMDGVHPELIIGPETEIIAGNGKILTAGGVDAHVHLICPQIAQESLASGVTTLVGGGTGPAEGSKATTVTPGAWHLARIFEAMDGYPVNLGLLGKGNTTAQDALRAQLRAGAVGFKIHEDWGATPAVIDACLRVCDESGAQLALHTDTLNEAGFVADTLAAIGGRSIHAYHTEGAGGGHAPDIITVVSEPHVLPSSTNPTRPHTVNTVEEHLDMLMVCHHLNPAVPEDLAFAESRIRPTTIAAEDILHDLGAISILSSDSQAMGRAGEVILRTWQTAHVMKRRRGALPGDGPADNHRARRYVAKYTINPAIAQGLDHEIGSVTPGKLADLVLWQPAFFGVKPDVVLKGGQIAYAQMGDANASIPTPQPVLPRPMFGGVGRAPAANSVNFVTEAAVHDGLPERLGVGKRFTAIRDTRRTGKADMRNNDARPHVTVDPDTFTVTIDGDRVVPEPATELPLAQRYFLF; encoded by the coding sequence ATGGCTGAACTCGGCAGGGCGGCGTACGCGGATCTCTTCGGCCCCACCACCGGGGACCGGGTGCGGCTGGCCGACACGGATCTGTTCATCGAGATCGAGGAGGATCTGTGCGGCGGCCCCGGCCGGGCCGGTGAGGAAGCCGTCTTCGGCGGCGGCAAGGTCATCCGCGAATCGATGGGCCAGTCCCGGGTCAGCCGCGCCGAGGGCGCTCCCGACACGGTGATCACCGGCGTGATCGTCCTGGACCACGACCGGACCGGCAAGGCCGACGTGGGCATCAGGGACGGCCGGATCACCGCGCTCGGCAAGGCGGGCAACCCCGACACCATGGACGGGGTGCATCCCGAGCTGATCATCGGTCCGGAGACCGAGATCATCGCGGGCAACGGCAAGATCCTCACCGCCGGCGGCGTCGACGCCCACGTCCATCTCATCTGCCCACAGATCGCCCAGGAGTCCCTCGCCTCCGGTGTCACCACCCTCGTCGGCGGCGGCACCGGCCCCGCCGAGGGCTCCAAGGCCACCACCGTCACCCCCGGCGCCTGGCACCTGGCCCGGATCTTCGAAGCCATGGACGGCTACCCCGTCAACCTCGGGCTGCTCGGCAAGGGCAACACCACCGCCCAGGACGCCCTGCGCGCCCAGCTGCGGGCGGGCGCCGTCGGCTTCAAGATCCACGAGGACTGGGGCGCCACCCCGGCCGTCATCGACGCCTGTCTGCGGGTGTGCGACGAGTCCGGCGCCCAGCTCGCCCTGCACACCGACACCCTGAACGAGGCCGGGTTCGTCGCCGACACCCTCGCCGCGATCGGCGGGCGGTCCATCCACGCGTACCACACCGAGGGCGCCGGCGGCGGGCACGCGCCCGACATCATCACCGTGGTCTCCGAACCGCACGTGCTGCCGTCCTCCACCAACCCCACCCGGCCGCACACCGTCAACACGGTCGAGGAACACCTCGACATGCTGATGGTCTGCCACCACCTCAACCCGGCTGTCCCCGAGGACCTGGCCTTCGCCGAATCCCGCATCCGGCCCACCACCATCGCGGCCGAGGACATCCTGCACGACCTCGGGGCCATCTCGATCCTGTCCTCCGACTCCCAGGCCATGGGCCGCGCGGGCGAGGTCATCCTGCGCACCTGGCAGACCGCGCACGTGATGAAGCGGCGGCGCGGCGCGCTGCCCGGGGACGGCCCCGCCGACAACCACCGGGCCCGCCGCTACGTGGCCAAGTACACGATCAACCCGGCGATCGCGCAGGGCCTGGACCACGAGATCGGCTCGGTGACCCCCGGCAAGCTCGCCGATCTGGTGCTGTGGCAGCCGGCGTTCTTCGGTGTGAAGCCGGACGTGGTGCTCAAGGGTGGCCAGATCGCGTACGCCCAGATGGGCGACGCCAACGCCTCCATCCCCACACCGCAGCCGGTGCTGCCCCGGCCGATGTTCGGCGGTGTCGGCCGTGCCCCGGCGGCCAACTCCGTCAACTTCGTCACCGAGGCCGCCGTGCACGACGGGCTGCCCGAGCGCCTTGGAGTGGGGAAACGGTTCACCGCGATCCGCGACACCCGGCGGACCGGAAAGGCCGACATGCGCAACAACGACGCGCGGCCCCATGTCACCGTCGACCCCGACACCTTCACCGTCACCATCGACGGCGACCGGGTCGTACCCGAACCCGCCACGGAACTCCCCCTGGCCCAGCGTTACTTCCTCTTCTGA
- a CDS encoding urease accessory protein UreD has product MTVRARARITAAPGGRLPVLSGEGPLAVRRTRPRERAGGTWAQVTTVGGMSGPLGGDRLRMSVTVEPGAALRVTSAASMVALPGPGRDGAEASYDTELTVGESGVLHWWPEPLICAADSVLRMTTRVALAPGARLWLREQQILGRAGEPAGRLSTRLIVRGGGRPLLDQELSFGPGVPGWRSGAVLGSHRAVGQLLVIDPDFGKRPVEPELLGPTAVLTPLAGPGALITALAPDGLALSRLLARGEDLITAGLRSG; this is encoded by the coding sequence ATGACCGTCCGGGCGCGGGCCAGGATCACGGCGGCACCCGGTGGCCGGCTGCCGGTGCTGAGCGGTGAGGGGCCGCTGGCGGTACGGCGCACCCGGCCCCGGGAGCGAGCCGGGGGGACGTGGGCGCAGGTCACGACGGTCGGCGGGATGAGCGGGCCGCTGGGCGGCGACCGGCTGCGGATGTCCGTGACGGTGGAGCCCGGCGCGGCGCTGCGGGTGACCTCGGCGGCGTCCATGGTGGCCCTGCCCGGGCCGGGCCGGGACGGCGCTGAGGCATCCTACGACACCGAGCTGACGGTGGGGGAGAGCGGCGTTCTGCACTGGTGGCCGGAGCCGCTGATCTGTGCGGCGGACAGTGTGCTGAGGATGACCACCCGGGTGGCCCTGGCGCCGGGCGCCCGGCTGTGGCTGCGGGAACAGCAGATCCTGGGGCGCGCGGGTGAACCGGCGGGGCGGCTCAGCACCCGCCTGATCGTGCGCGGGGGCGGGCGGCCCCTGCTGGACCAGGAATTGAGCTTCGGCCCCGGGGTTCCGGGATGGCGCAGCGGTGCGGTGCTCGGATCGCACCGGGCCGTGGGCCAACTGCTGGTGATCGACCCCGACTTTGGGAAACGGCCGGTGGAACCGGAGCTGCTCGGCCCCACCGCCGTCCTGACCCCGCTGGCGGGCCCCGGCGCCCTGATCACGGCCCTGGCCCCGGACGGCCTGGCACTCTCCCGCCTGCTGGCGCGCGGCGAGGACCTGATCACCGCCGGGCTGCGGTCGGGGTGA
- a CDS encoding TetR/AcrR family transcriptional regulator: MPDTSQQRPYHHGNLRTVLLDAAERSLRAHGVEQLSLRDLARDIGVSHAAPRRHFADRRALLDALAESGFVRLGAQLRAAVDEIDDEDDLPARLHAFAWAYARFATENAALTGLMNSSKHRPGATAVAEAAAAAFGQISDLIEEGQERGALEEGDPEDIGLIIYATVLGITSMVNSGMIEPGRLEGLVDTAVTQFLRGARPTGPR, translated from the coding sequence ATGCCAGACACCAGCCAGCAGCGCCCCTATCACCACGGGAATCTCCGCACGGTGCTGCTCGACGCGGCGGAGCGCAGTCTGAGGGCGCACGGGGTCGAGCAGCTCTCCCTGCGGGACCTGGCACGGGATATCGGAGTGAGTCACGCGGCGCCCCGCCGGCACTTCGCGGACCGCCGCGCGCTGCTGGACGCCCTCGCCGAGTCGGGATTCGTCCGCCTGGGCGCCCAGCTGCGGGCCGCGGTGGACGAGATCGACGACGAGGACGATCTGCCCGCTCGCCTGCACGCCTTCGCGTGGGCCTACGCCCGGTTCGCGACCGAGAACGCCGCGCTGACGGGGCTGATGAACTCCAGCAAGCACCGCCCGGGGGCGACCGCGGTCGCCGAGGCCGCGGCGGCCGCGTTCGGGCAGATCAGCGACCTGATCGAAGAGGGCCAGGAGCGCGGCGCGTTGGAGGAGGGCGACCCGGAGGACATCGGGCTCATCATCTACGCCACCGTCCTGGGGATCACGTCCATGGTCAACAGCGGCATGATCGAGCCGGGACGGCTCGAGGGACTCGTGGACACCGCGGTGACACAGTTCCTCAGAGGCGCCCGCCCCACAGGACCGCGCTGA
- the ureG gene encoding urease accessory protein UreG has protein sequence MHLNHPETFPERHTHGAGPSPSTSGGAHLTRPDGRRRALRIGLGGPVGSGKTATVAALCRALRADLSIAVVTNDIYTREDADHLLREAVLPPERITAVETGACPHTAIRDDISANLEAVEELEDANGPLDLILVESGGDNLTATFSRGLVDAQIFVIDVAAGDDIPRKGGPGVTGADLLVVNKTDLAPYVGSDLEAMARDAKAQRGDLPVAFTSLRAPDGVAPVREWVRERLAAWAAPDPAAV, from the coding sequence ATGCACCTGAACCATCCCGAAACCTTCCCGGAGCGGCACACGCACGGGGCCGGGCCTTCCCCAAGCACTTCGGGCGGGGCACACCTCACGCGCCCGGACGGCCGGCGGCGCGCCCTGCGCATCGGGCTGGGCGGACCGGTCGGCTCCGGCAAGACCGCCACCGTCGCCGCCCTGTGCCGGGCGCTGCGCGCCGACCTGTCCATCGCCGTGGTGACCAACGACATCTACACCCGCGAGGACGCCGACCATCTGCTGCGCGAGGCCGTCCTGCCGCCCGAGCGGATCACGGCGGTGGAGACCGGCGCCTGCCCGCACACCGCGATCCGCGACGACATCTCCGCGAACCTGGAGGCCGTGGAGGAACTGGAGGACGCCAACGGCCCGCTGGATCTGATCCTGGTGGAGTCAGGCGGCGACAACCTCACCGCCACCTTCTCCCGGGGCCTGGTGGACGCGCAGATCTTCGTCATCGACGTCGCGGCGGGGGACGACATCCCGCGCAAGGGCGGTCCCGGGGTGACCGGCGCCGACCTGCTGGTCGTCAACAAGACCGACCTGGCCCCGTACGTCGGCTCCGACCTGGAGGCGATGGCGCGCGACGCGAAGGCGCAGCGCGGGGACCTGCCGGTCGCCTTCACCTCGCTGCGGGCGCCGGACGGGGTGGCGCCGGTGCGGGAGTGGGTACGGGAGCGGCTGGCCGCGTGGGCCGCACCGGACCCGGCGGCCGTATGA
- a CDS encoding aspartate-semialdehyde dehydrogenase produces MKIGIVGATGQVGGVMRGILAERKFPADQLRLFASARSAGRTLPWQGGEVTVEDAATADYSGLDIVLFSAGKATSRALAEKVAAAGAVVIDNSSGWRMDPEVPLVVSEVNPHAIADRPKGIIANPNCTTMAAMPVLRPLHAAAGLTSLVVATYQAVSGSGLAGVAELDEQTRAAVAQDATRLTFDGTAVDFPAPNNYVRPIAFNVLPMAGSIVDDGLDETDEEQKLRNESRKILEIPALKVSGTCVRVPVFSGHSLQINARFDQPLSPDRARELLADAEGVVLSDVPTPQQAAGRDASYVGRIRRDETVDHGLALFVANDNLRKGAALNAVQIAELVAAERG; encoded by the coding sequence ATGAAGATCGGGATCGTCGGAGCCACCGGCCAGGTCGGCGGTGTGATGCGCGGGATTCTGGCAGAACGGAAGTTCCCGGCCGATCAGCTGCGGCTGTTCGCCTCCGCCCGTTCCGCGGGCCGTACGCTGCCGTGGCAGGGCGGCGAGGTCACCGTCGAGGACGCCGCCACCGCCGACTACTCCGGCCTGGACATCGTGCTGTTCTCGGCGGGCAAGGCCACCTCCAGGGCGCTGGCCGAGAAGGTCGCCGCCGCGGGTGCCGTGGTGATCGACAACTCCTCCGGCTGGCGCATGGACCCCGAGGTCCCGCTGGTGGTCTCGGAGGTCAACCCCCACGCGATCGCCGACCGCCCCAAGGGCATCATCGCCAACCCGAACTGCACCACCATGGCCGCGATGCCGGTGCTGCGTCCGCTGCACGCCGCCGCCGGGCTCACCTCCCTGGTCGTCGCCACCTATCAGGCGGTCTCCGGCAGTGGCCTGGCCGGCGTCGCCGAGCTGGACGAGCAGACGCGGGCGGCCGTCGCCCAGGACGCCACCCGGCTGACCTTCGACGGCACCGCGGTGGACTTCCCCGCCCCGAACAACTACGTGCGGCCCATCGCCTTCAATGTGCTGCCGATGGCCGGCTCCATCGTGGACGACGGCCTGGACGAGACCGACGAGGAGCAGAAGCTCCGCAACGAGAGCCGAAAGATCCTGGAGATCCCGGCCCTGAAGGTGTCCGGTACCTGTGTGCGGGTGCCGGTCTTCTCCGGCCACTCCCTCCAGATCAACGCCCGCTTCGACCAGCCGCTGAGCCCCGACCGGGCCCGCGAGCTGCTGGCGGACGCCGAGGGTGTGGTTCTGTCGGACGTGCCCACCCCGCAGCAGGCGGCCGGCCGCGACGCCAGCTACGTGGGCCGCATCCGCCGTGACGAGACAGTGGACCACGGTCTGGCCCTGTTCGTCGCCAACGACAACCTCCGCAAGGGCGCGGCGCTCAACGCCGTCCAGATCGCGGAGCTGGTGGCGGCCGAGCGCGGCTGA
- a CDS encoding SDR family NAD(P)-dependent oxidoreductase, whose amino-acid sequence MTRPRKDPRKKPQKNELAVVSGASSGIGAATAQTLAAMGYHVLAGVRTDSEADAVRADGVEPVTLDITVPEHIEALARRIADDPDRRVLRVLVNNAGIEINAPVEVLPLSLWREQFEVNLFGHIAVIQGLLPFLRRSRGRIVNISSVGGVAALPVFGAYAGTKFALEAASDSLRREVAAHGVQVVVVQPGGVRTEMAARSGDISLELAAGMNTEHQRLYGDLINATVSSNTAFLERALPAANAGARIARVATTPRPRTRYTLGTDAAFIIPLARFLPARLLDGILAVSHRSRKQKSAPTPAPESVGSPS is encoded by the coding sequence GTGACCCGTCCACGGAAAGACCCGCGGAAGAAGCCTCAGAAGAACGAACTCGCCGTCGTCTCCGGGGCGTCGTCGGGCATCGGAGCCGCGACGGCGCAGACCCTCGCCGCCATGGGCTACCACGTCCTCGCCGGGGTACGCACCGACAGCGAGGCCGACGCCGTCCGGGCCGACGGCGTCGAACCGGTCACCCTGGACATCACCGTCCCGGAACACATCGAGGCCCTGGCCCGACGGATCGCCGACGACCCCGATCGGCGCGTCCTGCGTGTCCTGGTCAACAACGCGGGGATCGAGATCAACGCCCCCGTCGAGGTGCTGCCCCTTTCCCTGTGGCGCGAGCAGTTCGAGGTGAACCTCTTCGGGCACATCGCCGTCATCCAAGGACTCCTGCCCTTCCTGCGGCGGAGCCGGGGCAGGATCGTCAACATCAGTTCCGTGGGCGGGGTGGCCGCGCTGCCCGTCTTCGGGGCCTATGCGGGAACCAAGTTCGCCCTGGAGGCGGCCAGCGACTCCCTGCGCCGCGAAGTCGCGGCGCACGGCGTGCAGGTGGTCGTCGTCCAGCCCGGCGGTGTCCGGACCGAGATGGCCGCCCGCAGCGGTGACATCTCCCTCGAACTCGCCGCCGGGATGAACACCGAGCACCAGCGCCTCTACGGCGACCTCATCAACGCGACGGTGTCGTCGAACACAGCCTTCCTGGAACGCGCCCTTCCGGCGGCCAACGCGGGGGCCAGGATCGCCAGGGTGGCGACCACACCCCGCCCACGCACCAGGTACACCCTCGGTACGGACGCCGCCTTCATCATCCCTCTCGCCCGTTTCCTGCCGGCCCGGCTGCTGGACGGCATCCTCGCGGTGAGCCACCGGTCCCGGAAGCAGAAATCTGCACCCACGCCCGCACCCGAGTCCGTAGGAAGTCCTTCATGA
- a CDS encoding urease accessory protein UreF gives MPAAALLLLADGRFPAGSHAHSGGAEAAVRSGHLTGPGDLAGFCHGRLHTTGLVAAALAAAGAAGHDPGELDAAADARTPAPALRVAARRLGRQLLRAARATWPDPALDAVARRHPGGLHQPVVLGLAARAAGLTPYDAAQAAAYESVSGPATAVVRLLGLDPFDATALLARLGPGIDAVAARAVQAALALPAHGTDALPAASAPLLDIAAQQHAVRTGRLFAS, from the coding sequence ATGCCGGCCGCCGCACTGCTGCTGCTCGCCGACGGCCGCTTCCCCGCCGGATCCCACGCCCACTCCGGCGGGGCGGAGGCCGCCGTACGCTCCGGACACCTCACCGGCCCCGGGGACCTCGCCGGCTTCTGTCACGGCCGGCTGCACACCACCGGCCTGGTCGCCGCCGCCCTCGCCGCCGCCGGGGCCGCCGGCCACGACCCGGGAGAACTCGACGCCGCGGCCGACGCCCGGACCCCCGCGCCCGCCCTGCGCGTCGCCGCACGCCGGCTGGGGCGGCAACTGCTGCGCGCCGCCCGTGCCACCTGGCCCGACCCCGCCCTCGACGCCGTCGCCCGCCGCCACCCCGGCGGCCTCCACCAGCCCGTCGTGCTGGGTCTGGCCGCTCGTGCCGCGGGGCTCACCCCGTACGACGCCGCCCAGGCAGCCGCGTACGAATCCGTCAGCGGCCCGGCCACCGCGGTGGTACGGCTGCTGGGGCTGGACCCCTTCGACGCCACCGCGCTGCTCGCCCGCCTCGGCCCCGGGATCGACGCCGTGGCCGCCCGCGCCGTACAGGCGGCGCTGGCCCTGCCCGCGCACGGCACCGACGCCCTGCCCGCCGCCTCCGCCCCGCTGCTCGACATCGCCGCGCAGCAGCACGCCGTGCGGACCGGCCGGCTGTTCGCCTCCTGA
- a CDS encoding oxidoreductase yields the protein MSRFSPADLPDLTGRTAVVTGANSGIGLVTARLLAEHGARVVLAVRDPDKGEAVAATMTGTVQVHTLDLADLSSVRAFAHHLPGPVDLLINNAGLSLGPLSRTADGFELQFGTNHLGHFALTNLLLPRIRGRVVTVASLGHRIGSLDFSDLQWERRPYRPNAAYAQSKLANLLFAAELQRRLTRAGSRVISTAAHPGISSTNLMRAEEKPSLGFRVEKFLVGLGAHSAEDGALPTLYAATADLPGDSYAGPDRLWGMRGAPTLVGRAARARDGSAARRLWEVSEELTGTRFPLDTPTPPAS from the coding sequence ATGTCCAGATTCTCCCCGGCCGACCTTCCCGACCTGACCGGCCGCACCGCTGTCGTCACCGGCGCGAACAGCGGTATCGGGCTTGTCACCGCCCGCCTACTCGCCGAGCACGGTGCGCGGGTGGTCCTGGCCGTACGCGATCCGGACAAGGGGGAAGCGGTGGCGGCCACCATGACGGGCACGGTCCAGGTGCACACCCTCGATCTCGCCGACCTCTCCTCCGTACGGGCGTTCGCCCACCACCTCCCGGGCCCCGTCGATCTGCTGATCAACAACGCTGGTCTCTCCCTGGGGCCGCTCTCCCGGACCGCGGACGGATTCGAGTTGCAGTTCGGGACCAACCACCTGGGCCACTTCGCCCTGACGAACCTGCTCCTGCCACGCATCAGGGGACGGGTGGTGACGGTGGCCTCACTCGGGCACCGGATCGGCTCCCTGGACTTCTCCGACCTCCAGTGGGAACGCAGGCCGTACCGGCCGAACGCCGCCTACGCGCAGTCCAAGCTGGCCAACCTCCTGTTCGCCGCCGAACTCCAGCGCAGACTCACCCGCGCGGGATCACGCGTCATCTCCACGGCCGCGCATCCCGGCATCTCCTCGACGAACCTGATGCGAGCGGAGGAGAAGCCCTCCCTCGGTTTCCGCGTCGAGAAGTTCCTTGTCGGGCTCGGCGCCCACAGCGCCGAGGACGGAGCCCTGCCCACCCTGTACGCCGCCACCGCGGACCTTCCCGGCGACAGCTATGCCGGCCCCGACCGGCTGTGGGGCATGCGCGGTGCGCCGACGCTGGTCGGACGGGCCGCCCGAGCACGTGACGGCTCGGCGGCACGGCGGCTGTGGGAGGTGTCGGAGGAACTGACCGGCACGCGCTTCCCCCTCGACACACCCACGCCCCCTGCCTCGTGA
- a CDS encoding urease subunit beta gives MIPGEIRYADTPVPLNEGAPVTRLTVRNTADRPVQVGSHYHFAEANPGLDFDRAAAHGKRLGIAAGTAVRFEPGIPVEVELVPIAGRRIVPGLRGETNGPL, from the coding sequence GTGATCCCTGGCGAGATCCGCTACGCCGACACCCCCGTCCCGCTCAACGAGGGCGCGCCGGTCACCCGGCTGACCGTACGGAACACCGCGGACCGGCCCGTGCAGGTCGGCTCGCACTACCACTTCGCCGAGGCCAACCCCGGCCTGGACTTCGACCGCGCCGCCGCGCACGGCAAGCGCCTGGGCATCGCGGCGGGCACCGCCGTCCGCTTCGAGCCCGGCATCCCGGTGGAGGTCGAGCTGGTACCGATCGCCGGCCGCCGGATCGTCCCGGGGCTGCGCGGCGAGACGAACGGACCGCTGTGA